A window of Streptomyces gilvosporeus contains these coding sequences:
- a CDS encoding DUF2075 domain-containing protein produces the protein MLLLKLSAQDLLTLDSRDRMVPHLAARWRYFRGADASESERSAWAESLVSLANDLVAAGRGNVEMIVECAATLDEAVCPGDPRLIDVVLVGRHPERHVPSVQLVELKRWSTVSRVERATADLLHVPGTKKEKKHPALQLGAYYEAFTSARGPFQGADFECGGFAYLHNATDDSVRTLIDVDAPTGSYARIYTNDRREQLLSDLRKNFAEEGAASEAERMLQSMGLRNTPLLDAMIWSRGADTVFTLRGRQKEVADQVLKTASKVLPDPRRPALVPDERRVIFLVTGGAGTGKSAIGLQIKAELEARGRTVNYASGSRAFNGALQEHVGYGDRQFRETFTYFSNFVTPPDPLLDVLICDEAHRLRDRSTNRFWKPEDWGTGPQVDELLAASRLTVFFLDEGQTVRPNDVGTVDLIKDAAERHDARIVRYKLREQFRCGGSDAYVRWVKALLDVTDEKPGKWRPDGLMHVEVADTPEELERIIRTEALAGASARMVAGYCWPWTKPLGDERRLEADVRIGKWHRPWNADSESFCQDEAPPSRIWSVHENGLGQIGCVYTAQGLEWDWCGVIMGEDMVRRNGRWVFRRGKERKTAEPGIKRVAEPGSFDPKVKAGSVDDEEFERLVRHAYHVLMTRASRATVLYSTDKETRDYLKELVGKLELHGLRPTWENLPVEARKPHLPRPGRGRGKGRRQKSAGSQAPDLRLF, from the coding sequence ATGCTCCTGCTGAAACTATCGGCGCAGGATCTGCTCACTCTTGATTCACGTGATCGGATGGTGCCGCACCTTGCCGCCCGGTGGCGGTACTTCCGGGGAGCAGACGCCTCGGAGTCGGAGCGTTCCGCATGGGCGGAGAGTTTGGTGAGCCTCGCGAATGACCTGGTCGCAGCGGGACGCGGGAACGTGGAGATGATCGTCGAGTGTGCTGCCACGCTCGACGAGGCGGTCTGCCCTGGCGACCCCCGCCTCATCGACGTCGTTCTGGTGGGGCGTCATCCAGAGCGTCACGTTCCCTCCGTGCAGTTGGTCGAGTTGAAGCGTTGGTCGACAGTGAGCCGGGTGGAACGGGCGACCGCAGACTTGTTGCACGTGCCGGGTACCAAAAAGGAGAAGAAGCACCCGGCGCTTCAATTGGGCGCATATTACGAGGCGTTCACGAGCGCCCGCGGCCCGTTTCAGGGTGCCGACTTCGAGTGCGGCGGCTTCGCCTACCTACACAACGCCACCGACGATTCCGTGCGGACACTGATCGACGTTGACGCACCGACAGGCTCCTACGCCCGCATATACACGAATGATCGGCGCGAGCAGCTGCTTTCCGACCTCAGGAAGAACTTCGCCGAGGAAGGCGCAGCCTCCGAGGCCGAGAGAATGCTGCAGAGCATGGGTCTGCGCAACACCCCGCTGCTCGACGCCATGATCTGGTCCCGCGGAGCTGACACGGTCTTCACCCTGCGCGGGCGGCAGAAGGAGGTCGCCGACCAAGTGCTGAAGACCGCTTCGAAGGTCTTGCCGGACCCCCGGCGTCCCGCCTTGGTGCCGGACGAGCGGCGTGTGATCTTCCTCGTGACCGGTGGCGCGGGAACCGGGAAGAGCGCGATCGGCCTGCAGATCAAGGCAGAGTTGGAGGCCCGAGGCCGTACGGTCAACTACGCCAGTGGCAGCCGGGCTTTCAATGGCGCCCTTCAAGAACATGTCGGCTACGGAGATCGGCAGTTCAGGGAGACGTTCACGTACTTCAGTAACTTCGTCACCCCACCTGACCCGCTCTTGGACGTGCTGATCTGCGACGAGGCGCATCGTCTCCGGGACCGGTCGACCAATCGATTCTGGAAGCCCGAGGACTGGGGCACGGGCCCGCAGGTGGACGAACTCCTCGCGGCATCCCGCCTGACGGTGTTCTTCCTGGACGAGGGCCAGACCGTGCGACCGAACGACGTCGGTACCGTCGATCTGATCAAGGACGCGGCCGAACGACACGACGCCCGAATCGTTCGGTACAAGCTGCGGGAACAATTCCGATGCGGTGGCAGTGACGCCTACGTTCGCTGGGTAAAGGCATTGCTCGATGTGACGGACGAGAAGCCCGGTAAGTGGCGACCGGACGGACTGATGCACGTCGAAGTAGCGGACACCCCGGAGGAGCTCGAACGGATCATTCGAACGGAAGCACTTGCCGGTGCGTCCGCGCGCATGGTCGCCGGCTACTGCTGGCCGTGGACGAAGCCGCTCGGCGACGAGCGACGGCTAGAGGCCGACGTCCGCATCGGTAAGTGGCACCGACCGTGGAACGCGGACAGCGAAAGCTTCTGCCAGGACGAAGCGCCGCCGTCGAGGATTTGGTCCGTGCATGAGAACGGCCTCGGACAGATCGGGTGTGTGTACACCGCGCAGGGCCTCGAATGGGACTGGTGCGGTGTGATCATGGGTGAGGACATGGTGCGCCGTAATGGCCGATGGGTGTTCCGTCGGGGTAAGGAACGCAAGACAGCCGAGCCGGGCATCAAGCGGGTCGCTGAGCCGGGTTCGTTCGATCCGAAGGTGAAGGCCGGCAGCGTCGACGACGAGGAATTCGAACGGCTCGTCCGGCATGCCTATCACGTGCTGATGACCCGGGCCAGCCGCGCCACGGTCCTCTATTCCACGGACAAGGAGACCCGGGACTACCTCAAGGAACTCGTCGGCAAGCTCGAGCTCCACGGATTGCGTCCCACCTGGGAGAACTTGCCGGTGGAGGCGCGCAAACCGCATCTGCCCCGGCCGGGCAGAGGACGGGGCAAGGGAAGACGTCAGAAGAGTGCGGGGTCGCAGGCACCTGATCTGCGGCTGTTCTGA
- a CDS encoding DUF6408 family protein, producing MNSVEYKPARRERIRSILIEIVASVVSNLLVTALVAVASLLF from the coding sequence ATGAACTCGGTCGAGTACAAGCCTGCGCGTCGTGAACGGATCCGTTCGATCCTGATCGAGATCGTTGCCTCAGTCGTCTCCAACCTTCTGGTGACGGCGCTGGTAGCGGTGGCAAGTCTGCTCTTCTAG